One stretch of Streptomyces sp. NBC_01363 DNA includes these proteins:
- a CDS encoding SIS domain-containing protein: MSRTASEIATQPGCWRRAAEAGAAFDGLPRPGERVAVTGCGTSWFMAIAYAALREAAGQGETDAYPSSEFPAGRPYDRVVAITRSGTTTEVLELLGELRGRVATVALTADPGTPAMDAADAVAVLDWADEESVVQTRFATTALAFLRAGLEASGPLPAGVKTVAAAAVDAELAVTEPLDEAVVSAEQWTFLGRGWTYGLAQEAGLKMREAAGAWTESYPAMEYRHGPISITGPHRVAWVFGRLPEGLAGDVARVGGTLVAHATADPMADLIRAQRLAVELAESKGYDPDHPRNLSRSVILSP; encoded by the coding sequence ATGTCGCGTACCGCATCAGAAATTGCCACCCAGCCCGGCTGCTGGCGGCGCGCCGCAGAGGCGGGGGCGGCGTTCGACGGGCTGCCGCGGCCGGGTGAGCGGGTCGCCGTCACCGGGTGCGGCACCTCCTGGTTCATGGCCATCGCGTACGCCGCGCTGCGCGAGGCGGCCGGGCAGGGCGAGACGGACGCGTACCCCTCCTCGGAGTTCCCGGCCGGGCGCCCGTACGACCGGGTGGTGGCGATCACCCGCTCCGGCACCACGACCGAGGTGCTGGAACTCCTCGGCGAGCTGCGCGGCAGGGTCGCCACCGTCGCGCTGACCGCCGACCCGGGGACGCCGGCGATGGACGCCGCCGACGCGGTGGCCGTACTGGACTGGGCGGACGAGGAGTCGGTCGTCCAGACCCGGTTCGCGACCACCGCGCTGGCCTTTCTGCGGGCCGGCCTGGAGGCGTCGGGTCCGCTTCCGGCCGGGGTGAAGACGGTCGCCGCCGCCGCGGTGGACGCGGAGCTCGCCGTGACGGAGCCGCTGGACGAGGCGGTGGTCTCGGCCGAGCAGTGGACGTTCCTGGGGCGCGGCTGGACGTACGGGCTGGCGCAGGAGGCCGGGCTGAAGATGCGCGAGGCGGCGGGCGCCTGGACGGAGTCTTACCCGGCGATGGAGTACCGCCACGGCCCGATCTCGATCACCGGGCCGCACCGGGTGGCGTGGGTGTTCGGCCGGCTGCCGGAGGGGCTCGCCGGCGATGTGGCGCGGGTGGGCGGAACGCTGGTCGCGCATGCCACGGCGGACCCGATGGCGGATCTGATCCGGGCGCAGCGGCTGGCGGTCGAGCTGGCGGAGTCGAAGGGGTACGACCCGGACCACCCGCGCAACCTCTCGCGCAGCGTGATCCTTTCGCCCTGA
- a CDS encoding ABC transporter substrate-binding protein: MRTVWAVQLRYRVLTAAVTALGMTATLTGCGGGSGGSGEVTLKLVAADYGTGPANSSEKYWDGLAKGFEATHPGIKVDVSVHSWKDIDREVATMVKKGQAPDIAQIGSYADYAKAGKLYRADQMLSIRTQANFLPSLADAGSVDRTQYGLPFVASTRLLFYNKKYFAQAGLDAPRTWDDIRDDAAVLRQRGVTYPFALPLGPEEPQAETMMWLLSGGGGYIDDSGSYEIDSAENVRTFDWLKANLVDKGLVGPVAPGKLDRQKAFDAFTDGRVGMLNGHPTLMQEAERKGVSVGMVPMPGSSGPGKNSLGVADWIMGFKQHGHRVQLGKFFDYLFTDKNVIGFADEYDLLPVTDSASAAMESDARYKPLWKFLAALPDSQFYPYGKRSWARSSESIKENIGKAVAPNGSPGSVLGRIARDSAAAAKED; encoded by the coding sequence ATGAGGACGGTCTGGGCTGTGCAGTTGCGCTACCGGGTACTGACCGCGGCCGTGACCGCGCTGGGCATGACGGCGACGCTGACGGGTTGCGGCGGCGGCAGCGGCGGTTCGGGGGAGGTCACTCTCAAGCTCGTCGCGGCCGACTACGGCACCGGCCCCGCCAACAGCTCCGAGAAGTACTGGGACGGACTCGCCAAGGGCTTCGAGGCGACCCACCCCGGCATCAAGGTCGACGTCAGCGTCCATTCGTGGAAGGACATCGACCGCGAGGTCGCCACGATGGTGAAGAAGGGGCAGGCCCCCGACATCGCCCAGATCGGCTCGTACGCCGACTACGCCAAGGCCGGAAAGCTCTACCGGGCCGACCAGATGCTGTCCATCCGCACCCAGGCCAACTTCCTGCCGTCCCTCGCCGACGCGGGCAGCGTGGACCGCACCCAGTACGGACTGCCGTTCGTCGCCAGCACCCGGCTGCTCTTCTACAACAAGAAGTACTTCGCGCAGGCGGGCCTCGACGCCCCGCGAACCTGGGACGACATCCGCGACGACGCGGCGGTGCTCAGGCAGCGCGGCGTGACCTACCCGTTCGCGCTGCCGCTCGGTCCGGAGGAGCCCCAGGCCGAGACCATGATGTGGCTGCTCAGCGGGGGCGGCGGCTACATCGACGACAGCGGCTCGTACGAGATCGACTCGGCCGAGAACGTCAGGACGTTCGACTGGCTGAAGGCGAACCTGGTCGACAAGGGCCTCGTCGGCCCCGTCGCCCCGGGGAAGCTCGACCGCCAGAAGGCGTTCGACGCGTTCACCGACGGCCGGGTCGGCATGCTGAACGGCCACCCGACGCTGATGCAGGAGGCCGAGCGGAAGGGCGTCTCCGTCGGGATGGTGCCGATGCCCGGCAGCAGCGGCCCCGGCAAGAACTCGCTGGGCGTGGCCGACTGGATCATGGGCTTCAAGCAGCACGGCCACCGTGTGCAGCTGGGCAAGTTCTTCGACTATCTGTTCACCGACAAGAACGTCATCGGCTTCGCCGACGAGTACGACCTCCTCCCGGTCACCGACAGCGCCTCCGCGGCCATGGAGTCCGACGCCAGGTACAAGCCGCTGTGGAAGTTCCTGGCCGCGCTGCCGGACTCGCAGTTCTACCCGTACGGCAAGAGGTCCTGGGCCCGGTCCAGCGAGTCGATCAAGGAGAACATCGGCAAGGCGGTCGCGCCGAACGGCAGTCCCGGGAGCGTGCTGGGACGGATCGCGCGCGATTCGGCCGCGGCGGCGAAAGAGGATTAG
- a CDS encoding carbohydrate-binding protein, with amino-acid sequence MTAGNNGANTPEDDDPFGYLYEDGQAAGAQPPRQGGYGYPPAAPQPGVPRTSYNQVRTVGERQYGQQMPQQQVYGQPNAQYAAPETYPGATTAQVPQQGGRGRPGGPGKGGPNTKGLLIGAVAVVLVVLIGIGAALITGNGNKDKKKEEATSSAGPGSQVEESPKPKESASSEAPVELPKQDAATLKLGGSAQLDNATKGAKSSNGQYINLNEVGRSATWSVEVPKAGPYTLFVTYGVPGKDAKTSLTVNAEAPRSISMENFAEAPEGDLEKGWTTTFSWMQLNKGPNTITISCNEGDQCDANLDQLSLKAGHVKR; translated from the coding sequence ATGACGGCCGGGAACAACGGCGCAAACACGCCCGAGGACGACGATCCGTTCGGCTACCTGTACGAGGACGGACAGGCAGCGGGCGCCCAGCCGCCGCGGCAGGGCGGCTACGGCTACCCCCCGGCGGCCCCGCAGCCCGGCGTGCCCCGGACCTCGTACAACCAGGTACGCACCGTCGGCGAGCGTCAGTACGGCCAGCAGATGCCGCAGCAGCAGGTGTACGGCCAGCCGAACGCGCAGTACGCCGCCCCGGAGACGTACCCCGGCGCCACCACCGCGCAGGTGCCGCAGCAGGGTGGCCGCGGCCGTCCCGGCGGCCCCGGCAAGGGCGGCCCGAACACCAAGGGCCTGCTGATCGGCGCCGTCGCGGTGGTCCTGGTCGTGCTCATCGGCATCGGTGCCGCGCTGATCACGGGCAACGGCAACAAGGACAAGAAGAAGGAGGAGGCCACCTCCTCCGCCGGACCCGGCAGCCAGGTCGAGGAGTCCCCGAAGCCCAAGGAGTCCGCGAGCTCCGAGGCCCCGGTCGAGCTCCCCAAGCAGGACGCGGCGACGCTGAAACTCGGCGGCTCGGCCCAGCTGGACAACGCGACCAAGGGTGCCAAGAGCTCCAACGGCCAGTACATCAACCTCAACGAGGTCGGCCGGTCGGCGACCTGGTCGGTCGAGGTGCCGAAGGCCGGTCCGTACACGCTGTTCGTGACGTACGGAGTGCCGGGCAAGGATGCCAAGACGTCCCTGACGGTCAACGCCGAGGCTCCCCGCAGCATCAGCATGGAGAACTTCGCCGAGGCCCCTGAGGGCGATCTGGAGAAGGGCTGGACGACCACGTTCTCCTGGATGCAGCTCAACAAGGGCCCGAACACGATCACGATCTCGTGCAACGAGGGTGACCAGTGCGACGCCAACCTGGATCAGCTGTCGCTGAAGGCCGGTCACGTGAAGCGCTGA
- a CDS encoding class II fructose-bisphosphate aldolase produces the protein MPLVSTGELVSAAQAEGRGIAAFNVITLEHAEAIAAGAERAGAPAILQISENAVKFHGGRLSAIAAAAAAVARTSGAPLALHLDHVESVELLHQAHTEGFGSVMFDASKLSYEENVRATAEAVAWGHERGIWIEAELGKVGGKEGEAPLDAHAPGVRTDPAEAAAYVRDTGVDALAVAVGSSHAMTERTAALDHELIGRLREAVPVPLVLHGSSGVPDEEIRQAVASSGMVKINVGTALNTAFTGAVRAYLAENTTGVDPRKYIAPGREAMAGTVAGFLSLMG, from the coding sequence ATGCCGCTCGTCAGCACCGGTGAACTCGTCTCCGCCGCCCAGGCCGAGGGACGCGGGATCGCCGCCTTCAATGTCATCACGCTGGAGCACGCGGAGGCCATCGCGGCCGGCGCGGAGCGTGCCGGAGCACCCGCCATCCTCCAGATCTCCGAGAACGCCGTGAAGTTCCACGGCGGACGGCTCTCCGCCATCGCCGCCGCGGCCGCCGCCGTCGCCCGCACCTCGGGCGCCCCGCTCGCCCTCCACCTCGACCACGTCGAGTCCGTGGAGCTGCTGCACCAGGCGCACACGGAGGGCTTCGGCTCCGTCATGTTCGACGCGTCCAAGCTGTCGTACGAGGAGAACGTGCGGGCCACGGCCGAGGCAGTGGCCTGGGGCCACGAGCGCGGCATCTGGATCGAGGCCGAGCTCGGCAAGGTCGGCGGCAAGGAGGGCGAGGCCCCGCTCGACGCCCACGCCCCCGGCGTCCGCACGGACCCGGCCGAGGCCGCCGCGTACGTCCGCGACACCGGGGTGGACGCGCTGGCCGTCGCAGTCGGCTCCTCCCACGCCATGACCGAGCGCACCGCCGCCCTGGACCACGAGCTGATCGGCCGGCTGCGCGAGGCCGTCCCGGTCCCGCTGGTGCTGCACGGCTCCAGCGGCGTCCCGGACGAGGAGATCCGCCAGGCCGTCGCCTCCTCCGGCATGGTCAAGATCAACGTGGGCACGGCGCTGAACACCGCGTTCACCGGCGCGGTACGGGCGTACCTGGCCGAGAACACCACGGGCGTGGACCCGAGGAAGTACATCGCCCCGGGGCGCGAGGCGATGGCGGGGACGGTGGCGGGGTTCCTGAGCCTGATGGGCTGA
- a CDS encoding 1-phosphofructokinase family hexose kinase has protein sequence MILTVTLNTALDLTYGVPELVPHASHRVSDMSERPGGKGLNVARVLSALGHETVVTGFAGGSTGAVLRELLAGLPPRETGTGSPAPIAAAPITDALVTVAGNTRRTIAVVDRATGDTTQLNEPGPLVTADEWTALLGRYEELLTGADAVALCGSLPPGIHVGAYAELVRSARAAGVPVLLDTSGEPLRRGIAARPDLIKPNADELAQLTGSREPMRATRDARRRGAHGVIASLGPDGMLAVTPDGSWQASPPARVLGNPTGAGDSAVAGLLSGLVEGLSWPDRLRRAVALSTATVLSPTAGDFDRAAYEELLPRVGIEEHAPAA, from the coding sequence GTGATCCTCACGGTCACACTGAATACGGCACTCGACCTGACGTACGGCGTCCCGGAACTCGTCCCGCACGCCAGCCACCGCGTCAGCGACATGTCCGAGCGACCCGGCGGCAAGGGACTCAACGTGGCCCGGGTGCTCTCCGCCCTCGGCCACGAAACAGTGGTCACCGGCTTCGCCGGAGGCTCTACCGGAGCCGTGCTCCGCGAGCTGCTGGCCGGCCTGCCGCCGCGGGAGACCGGTACGGGCTCCCCTGCACCGATCGCCGCCGCGCCGATCACCGACGCTCTCGTCACCGTCGCCGGGAACACCCGCCGCACCATCGCCGTCGTCGACCGGGCCACCGGCGACACCACCCAGCTCAACGAACCCGGCCCGCTCGTCACCGCCGACGAGTGGACCGCCCTCCTCGGCAGGTACGAGGAGCTCCTCACCGGGGCCGACGCCGTCGCGCTCTGCGGCAGCCTGCCGCCCGGCATCCACGTCGGCGCCTACGCCGAACTGGTCCGGTCGGCCCGTGCCGCCGGTGTCCCCGTGCTCCTGGACACCAGCGGCGAACCGCTCCGCCGCGGCATCGCCGCCCGCCCCGACCTGATCAAGCCGAACGCCGACGAGCTCGCCCAGCTCACCGGCTCCCGCGAACCGATGCGCGCCACCCGCGACGCCCGCCGCCGCGGCGCGCACGGAGTCATCGCCTCGCTGGGACCGGACGGCATGCTGGCGGTCACCCCCGACGGCAGCTGGCAGGCGTCCCCGCCCGCCAGGGTCCTGGGCAATCCGACCGGCGCGGGCGACTCCGCGGTGGCCGGGCTGCTGTCCGGCCTCGTCGAGGGGCTGAGCTGGCCGGACCGGCTGCGGCGGGCGGTGGCGCTGTCGACGGCGACCGTGCTCTCCCCGACGGCCGGTGATTTCGACCGCGCGGCGTACGAGGAGCTGCTGCCGCGCGTCGGCATCGAGGAACACGCACCGGCGGCCTGA
- a CDS encoding DUF3263 domain-containing protein: protein MTAPTHGPDGPDGPDDPDGLSDRDRAVLAVERQSWSGPGAKERAIREQLGISPTRYYQLLNALLDDRRALAEDPVTVNRLRRVRDARRERR from the coding sequence ATGACCGCCCCCACGCATGGCCCCGACGGCCCCGACGGCCCCGACGACCCGGACGGCCTCTCCGACAGGGACCGTGCCGTGCTCGCCGTCGAACGGCAGTCGTGGTCCGGCCCCGGGGCGAAGGAGCGGGCGATCCGCGAACAGCTGGGCATCTCGCCCACCCGCTACTACCAGCTCCTGAACGCCCTGCTCGACGACCGCCGCGCACTGGCGGAGGACCCGGTGACGGTCAACCGCCTCCGCCGGGTGAGGGACGCGAGACGCGAACGCCGCTGA
- a CDS encoding glucosyl-3-phosphoglycerate synthase, producing the protein MLEEVECWLARRSWSAADRPLDRLLAARATAGEAGRGSVSVVLPALNEEATVGEIVATIRRELMEKVRLVDELVVIDSGSTDDTAKVAREAGARVVHRDAILPRIPAVPGKGEVLWRSLLVTGGDIVCFIDADLKDFSADFVSGIVGPLLTDPDVQFVKAMYDRPFGDTAGQGGRVTELVARPLLNLHWPQLAGFVQPLGGEYAVRRSLLERLPFPVGYGVELGLLVDALHTVGLDALAQVDVGVRKHRHQDGQALGRMAAAIYRTAQLRLSRGHLVRPALTQFERGANGFVPRTHAVDTEERSPMCEIEEYVSRRAA; encoded by the coding sequence GCTGGCTGGCCAGGCGTTCCTGGTCGGCCGCCGACCGCCCGTTGGACCGCCTCCTGGCCGCCAGGGCCACGGCCGGGGAAGCGGGCCGCGGAAGCGTCAGTGTCGTACTGCCCGCGCTGAACGAGGAGGCGACGGTCGGCGAGATCGTCGCGACGATCCGGCGCGAGCTGATGGAGAAGGTCCGGCTGGTCGACGAGCTCGTGGTGATCGATTCCGGTTCCACGGACGACACCGCGAAGGTGGCCCGGGAGGCCGGCGCCCGGGTGGTGCACCGGGACGCGATACTCCCCCGGATACCGGCCGTGCCCGGCAAGGGCGAGGTGCTGTGGCGCTCGCTCCTGGTGACCGGCGGTGACATCGTGTGCTTCATCGACGCCGATCTGAAGGACTTCTCGGCGGACTTCGTCTCCGGCATCGTCGGCCCGCTGCTGACCGACCCGGACGTGCAGTTCGTGAAGGCGATGTACGACCGCCCCTTCGGTGACACGGCGGGTCAGGGCGGTCGCGTGACCGAGCTGGTGGCCCGTCCGCTGCTCAATCTGCACTGGCCGCAGCTGGCCGGTTTCGTCCAGCCGCTGGGCGGCGAGTACGCCGTGCGCCGCTCCCTGCTCGAACGGCTGCCCTTCCCCGTCGGCTACGGCGTGGAGCTGGGCCTGCTGGTCGACGCGCTGCACACGGTGGGGCTGGACGCGCTGGCCCAGGTCGACGTGGGGGTGCGCAAGCACCGGCACCAGGACGGGCAGGCGCTCGGCCGGATGGCGGCGGCGATCTACCGGACCGCGCAACTGCGGTTGTCCCGCGGCCACCTGGTACGCCCGGCGCTCACCCAGTTCGAGCGCGGCGCGAACGGCTTCGTACCGCGCACCCATGCCGTGGACACCGAGGAGCGGTCCCCGATGTGCGAGATCGAGGAGTACGTTTCGCGCCGCGCGGCCTGA
- the otsB gene encoding trehalose-phosphatase has protein sequence MGSNPEAPTPSETPSALPTPTTPAGQEALAAILARPDRAVVALDFDGTLADIVPDPEQARAHPDAVAALAALAPKVASIAVITGRPAGVAVRHGGFAGVPGLDHLVVLGHYGAERWDAVSGTVHAPAPHPGIAAVRAELPGVLDRAGSWHGTWIEEKGRAIAVHTRRAADPQAAFEALSGPLGELAARHGLIVEPGRLVLELRPPGMDKGVALAQYVRETDAESVLYAGDDLGDLAAYAAVEKLRTEGPDGIPGLLVCSGSAEVPELAERADLLLAGPGDVVAFLAGLARRI, from the coding sequence ATGGGCAGCAACCCCGAAGCACCCACACCGAGCGAAACCCCGTCCGCGCTCCCGACTCCCACCACCCCGGCCGGTCAAGAGGCCCTCGCCGCGATCCTCGCCCGCCCCGACCGCGCCGTCGTCGCGCTCGATTTCGACGGCACCCTCGCCGACATCGTCCCGGACCCGGAGCAGGCCCGCGCCCACCCCGACGCCGTCGCGGCCCTTGCCGCGCTGGCCCCGAAGGTGGCCTCCATCGCCGTGATCACCGGCCGCCCGGCGGGCGTCGCGGTCCGGCACGGCGGCTTCGCCGGAGTGCCCGGCCTGGACCACCTCGTCGTCCTCGGCCACTACGGCGCCGAACGCTGGGACGCCGTGTCCGGCACCGTCCACGCCCCCGCCCCGCACCCCGGCATCGCCGCGGTCCGCGCCGAGCTCCCGGGCGTGCTGGACCGGGCCGGCTCGTGGCACGGCACCTGGATCGAGGAGAAGGGCCGGGCGATTGCCGTCCACACCCGCCGGGCCGCCGATCCGCAGGCCGCGTTCGAGGCGCTGAGCGGCCCGCTCGGCGAGCTCGCCGCCCGGCACGGACTGATCGTCGAGCCGGGCCGGCTGGTCCTGGAGCTGCGCCCGCCGGGCATGGACAAGGGCGTGGCGCTCGCCCAGTACGTACGGGAGACGGACGCCGAGTCCGTGCTGTACGCGGGCGACGACCTCGGCGACCTCGCCGCGTACGCCGCGGTGGAGAAGCTCCGCACCGAGGGCCCCGACGGCATCCCCGGACTGCTGGTCTGCAGCGGCAGCGCGGAGGTGCCCGAACTGGCCGAGCGGGCCGACCTGCTGCTGGCCGGACCGGGCGACGTCGTCGCCTTCCTGGCCGGGCTGGCCCGGCGGATCTGA
- a CDS encoding trehalose-6-phosphate synthase produces the protein MVSAHEAQPPVRPSAQVLVASNRGPVSYTLGTDGSLDAKRGGGGLVSGLSAVDDKLWVCAALGDGDREAVRRGVGEPGVRMLDIDADVHADAYNGIANSVLWFVHHMLYQTPLEPVFDAEFRRQWASFETYNRAFAEALAEEAEQGAAVLVQDYHLALVPGMLRELRPDLRIGHFSHTPWAPVDYFRLLPDDIAEQLLHGILGADRAAFLTRRWADAFIGCCTQILGGTGRTRIGVHGLGADGDFLRRRAHEADVDERMAALREQTGPGRRTIVRVDRTELSKNIVRGLFAYRALLDERPEWRGRVVHVAFAYPSRQDLAVYRDYTAEVRRVADEINAVYGTEGWTPVVLHVKDDFARSLAAYRLADVALVNPIRDGMNLVAKEIPVVSDHGCALVLSREAGAYEELGSDAVVVNPYDVSATATALHEALTMAEDERAARTERLAAAAVALPPQQWFLDQLDALRRE, from the coding sequence ATGGTCTCCGCGCACGAAGCCCAGCCTCCTGTCCGGCCCTCCGCCCAGGTCCTCGTCGCCTCCAACCGCGGCCCGGTGTCGTACACCCTGGGCACGGACGGATCGCTCGACGCGAAGCGGGGCGGCGGCGGGCTCGTCTCCGGGCTGAGCGCCGTCGACGACAAGCTGTGGGTGTGCGCGGCGCTGGGTGACGGGGACCGAGAGGCGGTCCGGCGCGGGGTCGGTGAGCCGGGCGTACGGATGCTCGACATCGACGCGGACGTGCACGCCGACGCGTACAACGGCATCGCGAACTCGGTGCTCTGGTTCGTCCACCACATGCTGTACCAGACGCCGCTGGAGCCGGTCTTCGACGCGGAGTTCCGGCGGCAGTGGGCGTCGTTCGAGACCTACAACCGGGCCTTCGCCGAGGCGCTCGCCGAGGAGGCGGAGCAGGGCGCCGCGGTGCTGGTGCAGGACTACCACCTGGCGCTGGTGCCGGGCATGCTCCGCGAGCTCCGTCCCGATCTGCGCATCGGCCACTTCTCGCACACCCCGTGGGCACCCGTCGACTACTTCCGGCTGCTCCCCGACGACATCGCCGAACAGCTGCTGCACGGCATCCTGGGCGCGGACCGGGCGGCGTTCCTGACCCGGCGCTGGGCGGACGCGTTCATCGGCTGCTGCACCCAGATCCTGGGCGGCACCGGGCGTACCAGGATCGGGGTGCACGGGCTCGGCGCGGACGGGGACTTCCTGCGCCGCCGGGCGCACGAGGCCGATGTGGACGAGCGGATGGCGGCGCTGCGCGAGCAGACCGGCCCCGGCCGGAGGACGATCGTACGGGTGGACCGAACGGAACTGTCCAAGAACATCGTGCGCGGCCTGTTCGCGTACCGCGCGCTCCTGGACGAGCGGCCCGAATGGCGCGGACGCGTCGTCCATGTCGCCTTCGCGTACCCCTCCCGGCAGGACCTCGCGGTGTACCGCGACTACACGGCCGAGGTGCGACGGGTCGCCGACGAGATCAACGCCGTGTACGGCACGGAGGGCTGGACGCCGGTCGTGCTGCACGTCAAGGACGACTTCGCCCGCTCGCTCGCCGCGTACCGGCTGGCCGACGTGGCGCTCGTCAACCCGATCCGGGACGGCATGAACCTGGTCGCCAAGGAGATCCCGGTCGTCTCCGACCACGGCTGCGCGCTGGTGCTGTCGCGGGAGGCGGGGGCGTACGAGGAGCTGGGCAGCGACGCGGTCGTGGTGAACCCGTACGACGTCTCGGCGACGGCGACGGCGCTGCACGAGGCGCTGACGATGGCGGAGGACGAACGGGCCGCGCGCACGGAACGCCTGGCCGCGGCGGCGGTCGCGCTGCCGCCGCAGCAGTGGTTCCTGGACCAGTTGGACGCGCTGCGGCGGGAGTGA
- a CDS encoding ROK family protein, producing MKHVIALDVGGTGMKAALVGADGTLLYEARRATGRERGAEAVVESILDFAADLRAYGEEHLGESAVAAGVAVPGIVDAENGIAVYASNLGWRDVPMRQLLGERLGGVPVALGHDVRTGGLAEGRIGAGKGADRFLFIPLGTGIAGAIGIAGTIEAGAHGYAGEIGHIVVRPGGPDCGCGQRGCLETLASAAAVSRAWAAASGDPEADAADCAKAVESGDPAAVQVWQNAVDALAAGLVTALTLLDPRSLIIGGGLAEAGETLFTPLRAAVEERVTFQKLPHIVPAALGDTAGCLGAGLLAWDLLSTEVST from the coding sequence GTGAAACACGTCATCGCCCTCGATGTGGGCGGCACCGGAATGAAGGCCGCACTGGTCGGGGCCGACGGCACCCTGCTGTACGAGGCGCGGCGGGCCACCGGCAGAGAGCGCGGCGCCGAAGCCGTCGTGGAGTCGATCCTCGACTTCGCCGCCGATCTGCGGGCGTACGGCGAGGAGCACCTCGGCGAGAGCGCCGTCGCGGCCGGTGTCGCCGTGCCCGGCATCGTCGACGCCGAGAACGGGATCGCGGTCTACGCCTCGAACCTGGGCTGGCGCGACGTACCCATGCGGCAACTGCTCGGCGAGCGGCTCGGCGGTGTCCCCGTCGCGCTCGGCCACGACGTACGCACCGGCGGGCTCGCCGAGGGCCGGATCGGCGCGGGCAAGGGCGCCGACCGCTTCCTCTTCATCCCGCTGGGCACCGGCATCGCCGGGGCCATCGGCATCGCGGGCACGATCGAGGCGGGCGCGCACGGGTACGCGGGCGAGATCGGGCACATCGTGGTCCGGCCGGGCGGGCCCGACTGCGGCTGCGGACAGCGCGGCTGTCTGGAGACCCTGGCGTCCGCCGCCGCCGTCAGCCGCGCCTGGGCCGCCGCGTCCGGCGACCCGGAGGCGGACGCGGCGGACTGCGCGAAGGCCGTCGAGTCGGGCGACCCGGCGGCCGTACAGGTCTGGCAGAACGCCGTGGACGCGCTCGCCGCCGGGCTGGTCACCGCGCTGACGCTGCTCGACCCGCGCTCCCTCATCATCGGTGGCGGTCTCGCCGAGGCCGGGGAAACCTTGTTCACACCACTCCGTGCGGCCGTCGAGGAACGCGTCACGTTCCAGAAGCTGCCCCACATCGTCCCGGCGGCCCTCGGGGACACCGCCGGATGCCTGGGCGCAGGGCTGCTCGCCTGGGATCTTCTCTCCACGGAGGTATCCACCTGA
- the nagA gene encoding N-acetylglucosamine-6-phosphate deacetylase: MAGRADSTVLAGARVVLPTGIVENGRVIVEGTRIAGATAEGAPTVDLSGHWVVPGFVDMHNHGGGGASFTSGTVDEVLTGIRTHREHGTTTLVASTVTGEIDFLAHRAGVLSELVEQGDLAGIHFEGPFISPCRKGAHSEDLLRHPDPAEVRKLMDAARGTAKMFTLATELPGGIDSVRLLAEHGVIAAIGHTDATYEQTVEAIDAGATVATHLFNAMPPFAHREPGPIAALLEDERITVELINDGTHLHPATLELAYHHAGAHRVALITDAMDAAGFGDGLYQLGPLAVEVKDGVARLVEGNSIAGSTLTLDTAFHRAVTIDRIPVGDVVQSISANPARLLGVYDRVGSLEPGKDADLVVLDEDFALKGVMRKGEWIKAPQIG, from the coding sequence ATGGCCGGACGCGCAGACAGCACAGTTCTCGCAGGTGCCCGGGTGGTGCTTCCCACCGGGATCGTCGAGAACGGCCGGGTGATCGTCGAGGGCACCCGGATCGCCGGTGCCACGGCGGAGGGCGCACCGACCGTCGACCTGAGCGGCCACTGGGTGGTCCCCGGCTTCGTCGACATGCACAACCACGGCGGCGGCGGCGCGTCCTTCACCTCCGGCACCGTGGACGAGGTCCTCACCGGCATCCGCACCCACCGCGAGCACGGCACCACCACACTGGTCGCCTCCACGGTCACCGGCGAGATAGACTTCCTCGCCCACCGGGCCGGTGTCCTGTCCGAGCTGGTGGAGCAGGGCGACCTGGCCGGCATCCACTTCGAGGGGCCGTTCATCTCGCCGTGCCGCAAGGGCGCGCACAGCGAGGACCTGCTGCGCCACCCGGACCCGGCCGAGGTCCGCAAGCTGATGGACGCGGCGCGCGGCACCGCGAAGATGTTCACGCTCGCCACCGAACTGCCGGGCGGCATCGACTCGGTGCGGCTGCTCGCCGAGCACGGCGTCATCGCCGCGATCGGGCACACCGACGCCACGTACGAGCAGACCGTCGAGGCGATCGACGCGGGCGCCACCGTCGCCACGCACCTCTTCAACGCGATGCCGCCGTTCGCCCACCGCGAGCCCGGACCGATCGCCGCGCTGCTGGAGGACGAGCGGATCACCGTCGAGCTGATCAACGACGGCACACATCTGCACCCCGCGACCCTGGAGCTGGCCTACCACCACGCGGGCGCCCACCGCGTCGCGCTGATCACCGACGCCATGGACGCGGCCGGCTTCGGCGACGGCCTGTACCAGCTCGGCCCGCTCGCGGTCGAGGTCAAGGACGGCGTCGCGCGGCTGGTCGAGGGCAACTCGATCGCGGGCTCCACGCTCACCCTGGACACCGCGTTCCACCGGGCCGTGACCATCGACCGGATCCCGGTCGGCGATGTCGTGCAGTCCATCTCCGCCAATCCGGCCCGGCTGCTCGGCGTGTACGACCGGGTCGGCTCGCTGGAACCGGGCAAGGACGCGGACCTGGTGGTCCTGGACGAGGACTTCGCGCTCAAGGGCGTCATGCGCAAGGGCGAATGGATCAAAGCACCCCAGATCGGCTGA